In Mytilus trossulus isolate FHL-02 chromosome 14, PNRI_Mtr1.1.1.hap1, whole genome shotgun sequence, a genomic segment contains:
- the LOC134697663 gene encoding exocyst complex component 1-like, which yields MELFVNVIQEEVAETGDIWMPRKEIPVIEVEHVAKRQINEEVRKMMGELFTNLEEELEGFIFYADKLDGFYSMYMLERMSQHVNNAQDAGSFISVTFASCLVKIERNFDNFFVYFEGVESKIASGVKPKEVGYQLAFSQKGTEKSYQGIFWEREEKSNNAVTLMMIQANL from the exons ATGGAACTCTTTGTgaatgtcatacaa GAAGAAGTGGCTGAGACAGGAGATATATGGATGCCAAGAAAAGAAATTCCTGTAATAGA AGTTGAGCATGTAGCTAA GAGACAGATAAATGAAGAAGTAAGAAAAATGATGGGTGAATTATTTACCAACCTTGAGGAAGAATTAGAGGGATTTATTTTCTATGCTGATAAATTGGATGGATT TTACTCCATGTACATGCTAGAAAGAATGAGTCAACATGTAAACAATGCACAAGATGCTGGTTCATTCATTAGTGTTACATTTGCAAGCTGTTTGGTGAAAATTGAGAGaaactttgataattttttt GTATATTTTGAAGGAGTAGAAAGTAAAATAGCCTCAGGTGTTAAACCTAAAGAAGTTGGATACCAGCTAGCATTCAGTCAAAAAGGAACTGAGAAAAGTTATCAAGGAATATTCTGGGAAAGAG aagaaaagtcaaataatgCTGTTACTTTAATGATGATTCAGGCAAACCTatga